One genomic segment of Verrucomicrobiota bacterium includes these proteins:
- a CDS encoding C-terminal binding protein, translated as MSVAKPEVVITDWTFTDLNIENQLLQSKDIELVSKQCKTEAELIWLVSDADAVITQFAKINANVIGAMKKARAIVRYGIGVDNVDLEAARSRNIPVCNIPDYCMDEVADHTLAFVLATTRQVVPNTLHLHEGKWGLPVPLTAMQTLKTLTVGVIGFGRIGREVVRRLLAFKCRVLLFDPVVPATEIAKAGAEAAASLDTLLAQSDIVTPHCPSTPKTRHMFNTETFVQMKSGAIFINVGRGDLVDSNALVTALQSGKLSGAALDVFDPEPIPANNPILKMPNVILAAHIASASPAAVKRLRETAASIAALAVQGQPLPNIVNGVKSRA; from the coding sequence ATGAGCGTCGCCAAACCCGAAGTCGTCATCACCGACTGGACCTTTACAGACCTCAACATCGAGAATCAACTTCTCCAATCGAAGGACATCGAACTGGTCAGCAAACAATGCAAAACCGAGGCCGAACTGATCTGGTTAGTCTCCGACGCCGATGCTGTCATCACGCAATTCGCCAAAATCAATGCGAATGTCATTGGCGCGATGAAGAAGGCACGGGCCATCGTCCGCTACGGGATCGGCGTGGATAATGTGGACCTCGAAGCGGCGCGTAGCCGCAATATCCCGGTCTGCAATATTCCGGACTACTGCATGGATGAAGTCGCCGATCACACGCTGGCTTTCGTTCTTGCCACCACGCGACAGGTTGTTCCGAACACGCTCCATCTGCACGAGGGGAAATGGGGGCTGCCCGTTCCATTGACAGCCATGCAAACTCTCAAGACCCTGACCGTGGGTGTGATTGGATTCGGCCGCATCGGTCGGGAGGTCGTGCGCCGGTTGCTGGCGTTCAAGTGCCGCGTGCTTCTGTTTGACCCGGTCGTTCCGGCAACGGAAATTGCCAAAGCCGGCGCGGAAGCCGCCGCTTCGCTGGACACACTCCTCGCGCAAAGCGACATTGTCACCCCCCATTGCCCCTCCACACCAAAAACCCGACACATGTTCAACACAGAAACGTTCGTGCAGATGAAATCCGGCGCCATTTTCATCAACGTTGGCCGTGGTGACCTCGTGGACAGCAACGCACTCGTGACGGCCTTGCAGAGTGGTAAGTTAAGCGGTGCGGCGCTGGATGTGTTCGACCCGGAGCCCATTCCAGCGAACAATCCGATTCTCAAGATGCCAAACGTGATTCTCGCAGCGCACATCGCCTCGGCCAGCCCGGCGGCAGTGAAGCGGCTGCGCGAAACTGCGGCCAGCATTGCTGCACTCGCTGTTCAGGGGCAGCCGCTGCCCAATATTGTAAATGGAGTAAAATCGCGGGCTTGA
- a CDS encoding Ldh family oxidoreductase: MISSTPKAPSSSSIVSYEALHRFTTKAFQRAGLSEPDARTGADVLALTDAWGTFTHGTKCLRGYLRRLKAGGLRASARPAISAEGPAWAIVNGHSALAMVTSVFAMRTAIAKAKTCGIAYVGVRNSCHYGAAGYYASLAADEGLIGLSMANDIPSVAAPGSRGAITGSNPISYAVPAGKHRSILLDMSVATVAGGKVYAARTRSESIPNTWLIGKDGKPTTDPSGYPEVGALQPAAGHKGYGIALLIETLTGILSGASVTWKVGSWLWDDGTKPTDHGAAFIAIDVNTIMPASEFTRRVEALVDEIHRAPRADSVERLYVPGEMEWERHSRAVREGIVLPSDVVDSLRDSAAMVGLKLEEYLKI; the protein is encoded by the coding sequence ATGATCAGCAGCACGCCAAAAGCACCAAGCTCGAGCTCTATTGTCTCCTACGAGGCGTTGCATCGCTTCACCACGAAGGCATTTCAGCGAGCTGGCTTGTCCGAGCCCGATGCCAGGACCGGCGCGGATGTGCTCGCGCTCACCGACGCTTGGGGAACATTCACCCACGGAACGAAATGTCTCCGCGGTTATTTGCGCCGGCTCAAAGCAGGTGGCTTGCGCGCCAGTGCCCGACCTGCGATCTCTGCCGAAGGCCCGGCATGGGCCATCGTCAACGGTCACTCCGCTCTCGCAATGGTCACGTCAGTCTTCGCGATGCGCACCGCGATTGCAAAGGCGAAAACCTGCGGCATTGCTTATGTCGGCGTTCGGAACAGTTGCCACTACGGTGCGGCCGGCTACTACGCATCATTGGCGGCAGATGAGGGACTCATCGGTCTGAGCATGGCCAACGACATTCCGTCAGTGGCCGCCCCCGGCTCGCGCGGCGCAATTACCGGCAGCAACCCCATTTCTTATGCGGTGCCAGCGGGTAAACATCGTTCCATTCTGCTCGACATGTCCGTGGCCACTGTGGCGGGAGGGAAGGTTTACGCCGCCCGCACGCGCAGTGAAAGCATTCCGAACACCTGGCTCATTGGCAAAGACGGCAAACCCACGACTGATCCGAGCGGTTACCCTGAAGTGGGTGCGCTTCAACCGGCCGCTGGCCACAAAGGTTACGGCATTGCGTTGCTCATCGAGACCTTGACGGGAATCCTGAGCGGAGCATCGGTGACTTGGAAAGTGGGCAGTTGGTTGTGGGATGACGGCACGAAGCCCACTGATCACGGGGCGGCCTTCATCGCAATTGACGTCAACACCATCATGCCTGCCTCAGAATTCACACGACGCGTCGAAGCGCTCGTGGATGAGATTCACCGAGCCCCTCGAGCTGACAGCGTCGAACGTCTCTACGTGCCGGGTGAAATGGAATGGGAACGACATTCCCGCGCCGTGCGGGAAGGCATTGTGCTGCCATCGGATGTCGTAGATAGCTTGAGGGACTCGGCGGCGATGGTTGGGCTCAAGCTCGAAGAGTATTTGAAAATCTGA